Genomic DNA from Scylla paramamosain isolate STU-SP2022 chromosome 12, ASM3559412v1, whole genome shotgun sequence:
aggctcctcctcctcctcctcctcctcctctcggtcATCAGTGAGTCGTGACAGCAGTGAGATGGTTAGAGGAAGGGATTAATGGAACGAAGGTGAAATGAGTGCCAGAAGGTTACGGTTTGGTGCCTGGCAAATGGCTATgagaggatgaaaaaggaaagagagagagagagagagagagagagagagagagagagagagagagagagagagagagagagagagagagagagagagagagagagagagagagagagagagagagcggacacAAGACAACGGGGAGTTAATCAGAGAAAGATGAGTTTGAGGAAGAAAGTTTCTCCATTCTCAAAGGTGCTTTTTaccaatcttttcttcctctcaaccACCTAATGAGTATCAAGACGTAAGTATTACCTCCACCTGCTTAAAGAATGGGAACAGACTACTTCCCCCGCTCGaaattttgccattttctttcgtgcctttgttcttctcctcctgttcgtactacactactacactactactacattactgcTAGTCCTCTTTCTGTTATCCGTTGTCTCCGTTGTCTCTACACACTCTGGTTCTCAGAAAACGAACAAGCTGGTTGGGATGCTGCCGCTATCACTGGTGAGCAGCGCTGCTCACTGCTCACATCACTACGCACACTTCCCAAGTTGGATTTTCTTATTACCCAAAAAACTCTTCCAAACAATACAAGAAATATGTTTAATATTAACTGGCGGCCGTCAGGCAACACTGGAGATCACTTTGGCTACGAAATTCGTGTTCAGGAATGCTGAAGTTCAGAATCACCACGACAGGCTTGCCCTccataattaattattaaatatttATAAGTTTTTAAAATGATTAATGGAGGCAAACAAGCTCCGCATTCTCTTTGAAGAGTATGTCATTTACTATAATGCATGAGTTATTAAGGGAGAACTGATTTCAGATGCTTTGTTATGGTTCTTTATTACACAATAGTTAGTATATCATACGAGTATAGCTTAGACTGGCACTGCTTCCTCATGAATGTGTCAATGAATGTGTCCTTGAAACAGTCTTATCAATAGTGATGATGTTGTCTGCatcatgttcactatcactgcGAAGGGTCATGACACTACTCATGCTACAACACGTTAAGAAACTGATAAAAGTTCAGACGCAATGTTATCATTAATACTTCGTTTCTGTTATAGAAAATGAAAGGTGAGAAGCTTCTGAAAACACGAACATACAAAGCGATTCATCTTAAAACATAAAACTCTTGTGAATTTAGTATAATACAAACTAGTGTCGGGTACTCTTCAAGGcagaattaatctctctctctctctctctctctctctctctctctctctctctctctctctctctctctctctctctctctctctctctctctctctctctctcgtttttttttttcatacaaatCAACACATAGTTAAAGAGAATGTTACAAAATAGTTTTACATATAATGTATCACTTTACAGGCTAAAGGgaacatttttagtgtttcctaTCTAAAAGCCTAACTCTAAATGTTACTAACAATTGTTACTCTGTGATTATGGCAACCAAATGTTCACACATTCCTTGAATTACTGCAGATTCATTTTACTGGAGTCTATCTGTGCAGCAATTAAGgtgttccatagtttaccataATGATGGACGTACTGGCGTTGATGGTGCCAAGTGCGGCATCGACACTGAAATAATTCAGCAGGCATTAAAGTGACAGCCCGGGTGGTCACTTGTGCCCGCCGCAGGGGCTGGCGGAGAGCTTGGAGATGCAGGATTCGCTGTTGTATTTTGTATATCACTACGAGGCCCGCTACGTCCCTGCGATGTTGAAGGGAGTGAAGCTTTGGCTCATTTCTGTCCCCACTGTCCTTTATGAGCCTCACTGCCCGAGTCTGTACCCTGTccaggagggaaagatgccTGGTCGCCTCTCCTCCCCAAGCAAGGCTCGAGTACTCCAGGGAGGAACGAACTTTAGCCTTGTATAAGATCTCCAGGCCTTTGTCGTCAAGGAGCCACGACATCCTTCTGAGTGACGCCAGCTTACCCGAGGCCTTCCTGGCTAGACGCTCTATGTAGTGCCTGAAGGTCAGCGCGGAGTCATATGTGACCCCCAGTACATCCATCTCGTCTTGCCGCCGTATAGCTTGCCCCTCAAGGCTGAGTTGGAGGGGCGTCCTCGACCTTGAGATGATTGacatttgtgttttgtttggggCAAATTTTACTGGCCACTTGCTGCTCCACGACACAATGCGGTTCAGGGTGACGTTCATGTGGTCGGCCGTGTCAGTCTCCTCCCCTGGGCTGTAGTTCTGAGCCAGCGTGAGGTCATCAgcataagctctctctctctctctctctctctctctctctctctctctctctctctctctctctctctctctctcacgttgcTGTTAAGAGAGATGTCTACTGTATCGAAAAATTGTGTCTATAAAGAATTTCATTGGAATTCTAGACATAaccacacacttacacacacacacacacacacacacacacacacatatatatatatatatatatatatatatatatatatatatatatatatatatatatatatatatatatatatatatatatatatatatatatatatatatatgtatatatatatatatatatatatatatatatatatatatatatatatatatatatatatatatatatatatatatatatatatatatatatatatatatatatatatatatatatatatatatatatatatatatatatatatatatatatatacatttattttctagTACTTCCTTTATAAGTGTGAATTTTGAAATTAACACTAGActgtgaaaaatgaaatatataatatgtgtgtacgtgttttTGGTCAGTTTATGAAACTGAATAATGAACAGTATGTGCACTGGTGGTATACAGGGTGTatcgcgagtttctgcaaatactgaaaggtgaaagaatgtgtaattctaagtaaaaAATGCTCTATACACATACGCaatttaagtctttttttttacccgtcagaggagttgaaaatgtacgggaTTCGCGGGCGTGCCAGATGATTCCCGTGCACTGATTCTCTCTGCACAGGAGCGTTGGAAACCCTTAAGGAGAGCGATTTCCAGGTTTTGTTCAGTGCTACTCGATTCCTTTACTTACTCTAGAAACAAATTTTACGCGTAATCTGTTACAAGGAGATATTGGCATGTATAATACagtgcaattattattatatatatttttttaactaaAAAAGATTCAATGATTAGTTGTCATATATAAACTTTTGATagtaattacaacaacaacaactcgtaataataataataataataataataataataataataataataataataataataataatataatatcaataataataataatgataataataataataataataataataataataataataataataataataataataataataataatagaaaaataagaactagaataagaataagaagaatgataacacaccaccaccaccaccaacaccaccaccaccactaccacaaccacaacaacgcTAATACtaataaacgaataaaataacCAAACTTTGATAAGCACTACGAGTTTTCCGAGTTTGTGGATGAAATATGAGATAATCACACCTTTCACACATTTTAATTATCACCtgacaagctaaaaaaaaaaaaaaaaaaaaagaaaagatggggGGAGACAAAAAACgcgagaggggaaaggaaagaaaggacaaactGACCAGGGAGGATTTGGAGCGGTGAGAAAattaatcgtgtgtgtgtgtgtgtgtgtgtgtgtgtgtgtgtgtgtgtgtctaatggaatacagtgttgtgttggtgtgggaGATGTGGTGAGTAATCTGATATATTGCAGGACTCACCCCGCCACACCAACAAGAACAATTagacccaccactaccaccaccaccaccaccaccaccaccaccaccacccagcaaCGCCGCCacttaccaccaccaatacGTCCACCACCACAGTATCATTCAGTACAACCACTACAGGCTTACAGTTTCCTATAGCGAGCTACAGTTCACCTCTGTACTACCCGGTTACTAGAcatcaacatttcaaaagcattGTTGCAGACTCTGATAGGAAAGaatgttgtatatatataaacaggatGTAACgcaagtttctgcaaatactgaaagaggtgaaagaacgtgtaattctaagtagaaagtgttctatacacatatgcattttaaggctttgtttaccccgtcagaggagttgaaaatgtacgggactcgcgggtgtgctctgcATGTAGCTGTGAGATTAAGtacagacggttgcattgtctCAGCCTCGGAGGTGTAATTTCCTCAACTTATGAATGgtttaatcatatttttttgcAAACTGTGGAATATTACAATATCATATAACAAGACAAttggtattaaaaagcatgtaatttaccgataagcattacaggATAACGTTATTGCGGTGAtcaaaagtactcctgtaaaatgctacgggACATCATCACTcaactgttttcaaggtcgcttggactcgttccccctcctccctcgcttcgaTGATGCCgagtagcattttacaggagtatttttaatcaccgcaataatgttgtcgtgtaatgcttattggGTAAAATACATGCTTTCAAATGCCGTTTGTCTTGGtgtaagatactgtaatattacaCAAACTgtaaaaaataagattagacCACTCGTAATATGAcaaagtggcacctccgaggctgcagCAATGCAACCGTGTGTTCGTCATTTCATAGAGCACACCTgcgagtcccgtacattttcaactcctctgactggtaaacaaagccttaaaatgcatatgtgtatagaacattttctactgagaattacacgttctttcatcccctttcaGTATTAGCAGAA
This window encodes:
- the LOC135105396 gene encoding uncharacterized protein LOC135105396, encoding MNVTLNRIVSWSSKWPVKFAPNKTQMSIISRSRTPLQLSLEGQAIRRQDEMDVLGVTYDSALTFRHYIERLARKASGKLASLRRMSWLLDDKGLEILYKAKVRSSLEYSSLAWGGEATRHLSLLDRVQTRAVRLIKDSGDRNEPKLHSLQHRRDVAGLVVIYKIQQRILHLQALRQPLRRAQVTTRAVTLMPAELFQCRCRTWHHQRQYVHHYGKLWNTLIAAQIDSSKMNLQ